AATTTTCGTTTAGAAGTGTGACTAGATTAATTGGACTTTCTAAAGAAGAAGCGATTTCTTCAATAAGAAATATTGAAAAATATCAGTTTGGAAAAAGATACAATATGATTCAAATTGTTTTAAATGCATTTAATAACACTCATGGAAATATTGACAATGGGAACGAAAATAGAATTAAGAAAACTTATGAAGCAAAATATGCGAGAGAAGAGTTGGAAGCAGACAAAGTTTCTTACGGATATTACACTTTTGCTGTAATAATTTCAGACAAGAATTTAAAAAAATTAAATGAAAAAGTTAATTTAGTCATTAGAATTATAAATCGTCATGGTTTTACCTGCTTAGATGATAAATTAAATGTAAAAGATGCTTATTTTGGCGCAATGCCGTCCAATATAAAACAAAATATGAGAAAAAGTCCAATGAATTCGGAGTCACTTGGATATATGCTTCCAATTTCTTCAGTTTTTGAAGGCAATGACTGGGATGAGCGTATAAATGCGCCAAATTTGTTTGACACAATAACAAATGACAGAATTTTTCATTTTAATAACAAAGTTGACAAAGATGTTGGCCATACACTTGTATTGGGACCTACAGGAAAAGGAAAATCTGTTCTGCTGGGAACGATGGTTTTGAATTTTTTGAAATACGAAAGTAAAATTTTTAGCAATAAAAATGGTAAAAATTATGAGAAAAGTCCTGCACAAGTTTTTGTATTTGATAAAGGGGCATCATCGAAAGTTTTGACAATGGCTTCAGGTGGGAGATTTTATGATTTGGGAAGTGAAAATCATATGGCATTTCAGCCACTTAGAAATATTCATAAGTCAAAAGATATGGAATTTGCTATGGATTGGGTGATGGGACTTGTTGCACAGGAAGATGAGAGTTTGGCAAAAGATGTGGTTAATCGAAAAAAAATATATGATGCGCTATTGTCTTTAGCAAAAATGGAATTTAAAATGCGAACAATCAGTACACTTGTAAAACTTGTGCAAATCCCAAAATTAAAAGAGGCACTAAGAGTTTATTCGCAGGAAGGAATTTATGGAAGCTATTTTGACAGCAATAGCGATGTGATAGAAAATACAAATTTTTTGACTTTTGAAATGGGAGCGATTATGGAAAAACCTAAAGTGCTTTTACCAATTTTAGAATATTTATTTTTTAAAATCGAAAACGAAAAATTGGGAAAAGATATTCCAACTTTGATTATTCTCGATGAATGCTGGGTTTTTTTGCGACATGAAAGAATGAAAGCGAAAATTGAAGAATGGCTAAAAGTTTTAAGAAAAGCAAATGCTGAAGTTGTTTTTGCAACACAGTCATTAAACGATATAGAAAAATCAAGCATAGCTGCAACGATAAAAGATGCATGTATGACAAAAATATTTTTGCCAAATGAAAATGCGCTAAGTACACATAAAAAACTTTATGAAAGTTACAATCTTTCACAGATTGCAATTTCAACGATAGATAAAGCATATGGACAAAGGCAATATCTTTATAATTCGAAATATGGGACGAGACTTTTTGAGCTAAATTTATCAAAACTTGAATTGGCATATGTCGGAGCAGGAGATGATACATCAAAGTCAGTAATAGAAAATTTATCAAATATTTATTCAGAAAAATATTCAAAAATAGAAGATAAAGAGAAATATTTAAGAAATTTAAATAAAGATTATTTAAAATATAAATATGAAGAAAATAAAATAAATTTTGAAGATTT
This genomic stretch from Leptotrichia sp. oral taxon 218 harbors:
- a CDS encoding transporter, translating into MKSKNKKRNFFVSENFNDKFKLTATNDSVNFYIPYRRMIDKNTLLLKNGGFARVFEIINKDLDYVDDIDKILKNLNETLKEVNSGVVFHYETQKIPVKREEEKISEFSPIPTIIGHKMRSELFKKKKFYKIRHYLTISYLYDYTKEKNIDEFLFNEGIFKKKDYLKQFDNLIKEFNRKLEDILFRLEYAVLDIKVLENSELLNFLYRTINPNLPLVNLKVPPLSFPIDEWLSCSQMKIENGAIKANDSYTKVVSIKLFPSEVVPQIFSELEKLKFSFRSVTRLIGLSKEEAISSIRNIEKYQFGKRYNMIQIVLNAFNNTHGNIDNGNENRIKKTYEAKYAREELEADKVSYGYYTFAVIISDKNLKKLNEKVNLVIRIINRHGFTCLDDKLNVKDAYFGAMPSNIKQNMRKSPMNSESLGYMLPISSVFEGNDWDERINAPNLFDTITNDRIFHFNNKVDKDVGHTLVLGPTGKGKSVLLGTMVLNFLKYESKIFSNKNGKNYEKSPAQVFVFDKGASSKVLTMASGGRFYDLGSENHMAFQPLRNIHKSKDMEFAMDWVMGLVAQEDESLAKDVVNRKKIYDALLSLAKMEFKMRTISTLVKLVQIPKLKEALRVYSQEGIYGSYFDSNSDVIENTNFLTFEMGAIMEKPKVLLPILEYLFFKIENEKLGKDIPTLIILDECWVFLRHERMKAKIEEWLKVLRKANAEVVFATQSLNDIEKSSIAATIKDACMTKIFLPNENALSTHKKLYESYNLSQIAISTIDKAYGQRQYLYNSKYGTRLFELNLSKLELAYVGAGDDTSKSVIENLSNIYSEKYSKIEDKEKYLRNLNKDYLKYKYEENKINFEDLQNINKILEK